The Oceanidesulfovibrio indonesiensis genomic sequence AATACCGCAGCCGGGGTCTGGATGTTCCCTGATTTCCCGGCCCTATTGCATTCCATCCGACGCATGTCTTTTCAGACCCGCAGACCGACAAGGAGTAGCCATCGATGTCCGTGATTTCCCAGGCCGTGGCCGAATACCTCGACAAGTCCTCATGGATCCGGAAAATGTTCGAAACCGGAGCCGCTCTCAAAGCGTATCATGGCGAGGACGCCGTATGTGACTTCAGCCTGGGCAACCCGGACCTTTCGCCCCCCACATGCGTGAGCTGCACCCTGGACCGGCTCGCCAAGGAATCGAACAAATCCTTCGCCTTCGGCTACATGCCCAACGCCGGATACCCCTGGCTGCGAGAAAAGCTCGCTGATTTCCTCTCCAAAGAGCAGGGCGCGCCTCTCACGGCCGGGGACATCGTGGTTACCTGCGGCGCGGCCGGCGGTCTCAACGCCATCATGCGGGCCGTGTTCGATCCGGGCGACGAACTGCTGTGCCCGAGCCCCTACTTTGTGGAGTATGGCTTCTACGCCGCGAACCACGGCGGCAAGCTCGTAAGCGTACCGGCCGTGCCCCCGTCCTTCGATCTCGACGTGGACGCCATGGCAGCGGCCATCACGCCCAAGACGCGCATCGTGCTGGTCAACTCGCCCAACAACCCCACTGGCGCTGTGTATTCCGAGGAGAGCCTCCGGGCTCTCGCTGAAGTCGTGGACGCCAAGGCTGAAGAGTACGGGCGGCCCATCTTCCTTGTGGCGGACGAGCCGTATCGCTTCCTTACGTACGACGGCGCCGCGACACCGCCGTTCCTCCCTGTTTCGCCAAACGCCATCATCGTGAGCTCGTTTTCCAAAAACATGTCCCTCGCCGGCGAGCGTGTGGGCTATATCGCCGTGCATCCGGAAATGCGGGACAAGTCCAAGTTTCTGGACGGCGTGGTCCTCGCCAACCGTATTCTCGGCTTCGTGAACGCTCCGGCCATCGGCCAGCATCTCGTGGCGGACGGGCTGGGCAGGGCCGTAGACACCACTATATACGAGAAACGCCGCGCCGCCATGGCCAAAGTCCTGGAAGACGCGGGGATCGAGTTCTCCATGCCTAAGGGCGGATTCTACTTCTTTCCCAAGGCTCCGGAACACTTCGAAGGCGACGACGTGGCTTTCGTGAACCGGCTGGCCGAAGAACTCGTGCTTGCCGTTCCCGGCCGAGGCTTCGGCTGCCCCGGTTACTTCCGGCTCACCTTCTGCGTGGACGAAGCCGTCATCAACCGCTCGGCCGAGGGCTTCAAGCGCGCAGTGGCGCAGTAAATTCCGTTTGTCTCCGGCGGCGGGGGCGCATTGTTCCTCCCGTCGCTGCGACCGGGTTCAGAGTGCATCGTTCCCAGGCAGGGTCGACCAGGGGATACCCCCACGTGGTCTGCTACTTTTCGGTGATCCAGCGGGAGAGCGGTTCTTCGACCAGGGCGCGGATTTCTGCGAGGCGTTCCGGGGTTTCGGCTTCAAAGCGCAGAGAAAGCACGGGCTGAGTGTTGGAGGCGCGGATGAGCCCCCACCCGTCCGGAAAAGTGATCCGCACGCCGTCCACGTCGTTTATCTCATACAGGCCGGCGAAGTGGCGGCGGGCATGCTCGACAATCTCGCCAAGGCGGTCTTCCGGGCAGGGGATGCGCAGCTCCGGAGTGTTGGCCGTATCCGGCCAGTCGTCCAGGAATCCGGACAGAGGCGGACCGCCTGCATGTTTGGCCTTGGCCACGATCTCCGCCAGCCGCAGCGCAGCGTACAAGGCGTCGTCGAAGCCGTAATATCGATCGGCGAAGAAATAATGGCCGCTCAGTTCCCCTGCCAGCAGAGCGCCGGTTTCCTGGAGCCTGGCCTTGATCATGGAATGGCCGGCCTTCCACATGATGGGGTCGCCGCCGCGGTCGGCGATATCCTTGTACAGGAGATGGGAGCTTTTGACCTCGCTGATGACCGTGGCGCCGGGGTGTTCGATGAGCAAGTCGCGGGCGAAGATGGCAAGTATCCTGTCGCCGAAGACCATGGCTCCGGTTTCGTCGAACACTCCGAGGCGGTCGGCATCGCCGTCCAGCCCTACGCCGAAGTCGGCCCCGGTTTCCACGACGGCGGACTTGAGGTCCGCCATGTTTTTTTCGACAACCGGATCGGGATGATGGTTCGGGAACCGGCCGTCCGGCTCGCAGTAGAGCGGGACAACATCAGCCCCGGCCCGGCGCAATAGTTCGGCGCACAGTTCTCCGCCTGTTCCGTTGCCGCCGTCCACCACGACCTTGACGTTGTCCAGAGGAATGATGAGGTTATTGACGAGCTCATCGAGATAGCTGGGCGAGATGTCGTGGAATGAGGCGAAGCCGGCGCCTGTCGGGAAATCGCCCCGCGCCATGAGGTCGTGGATTGCGCGGACCTCGTTTGTATGAATGGTGGTTGCGCCGCACCAGACTTTGAATCCGTTGTATTCCGGTGGGTTGTGGCTGGCGGTGACGATGCAGCCGGCGCAACGATTCAGCCTGGTGACAGCATGGTACAAGACAGGGGTGGGGACCATGCCGACGGTTATGACGTCCACACCGGTGGCGGTGAGCCCGGCGATAAGGCGCGTCTCGTATTCGGGTGAGCTTTCGCGGCAGTCGCGTCCCACCACAGCCTGTGCGAAGCCGCGTTCCAGGAAATACGCGCCCAGGGCGCGTCCCAGGCGCTCCACCCAGGCCCCGTCGAAGTCCTTGCCCACAATACCCCGAATATCGTAGGCTCTGAACACATCAGGCAACACTGGCTTCATTTTCGACCCCACAATTGAGCGTTTGGCACACTTGGTTTTCTAGAACATACCTACGAGTAAAACAATAACGTCTCCGGGAATATCCGGGGGTTGCATCAAGGGACACATCTATGAATTGGGATTGGGACAAGCTTTCTGAAAAGAAGCGCCGGCAAAACAGTGGCGGAGGCGGGCCGGAGCCTGCGCGTCCAGACTGGGACAGTGTGGGCGAGAAGCTTGAAAAGTTCAAGAATTTCAAGTTTCCCTTCGGCAAGACAATCATTGCGCTGGTGCTCGTGGCGTGGCTCGTTTCGGGCTTTTACATCGTGAACCCTGGCGAGGTCGGCGTGGTGTTGCGCTTTGGCGAGTATCACCGGACAACGACAGAAGGGCCGCACCTCCACTATCCGTTTCCCATCGAATCCGTGATGACGCCGAATGTGGAGCAGGTGCGCCGGGTTGCCGTGGGGGTTCGCGGAACGATTACGCCGGGGCAGGACGAGTCTTCCATGCTCACAGGCGATGAGAACATCGTGAACGTCGAGTTCGTCGTCCAGTACAAGATCAAGGACGCGAAGAACTATCTGTTCAATGTGGCAGGACCGGACGATACCGTGAAGTCTGCCTCGGAAACGGCCATGCGTGAGGTTATCGGCTACAGCATGATCGATGCGGCGCTGACTGACGGCAAGTTCGAAATCCAGAATGAAACGCGGGACCTGTTGCAGGGGATCCTGGACAGCTACCAGGCGGGGCTTCAGGTTATTGCGGTGAAGCTGCAGGACGTGACGCCGCCGCGCGAGGTTGTGGACGCGTTCAAGGACGTTGCCAGCGCCCGTGAGGATCGGGAGCGGTTCATCAACGAGGCCGAGGCCTACCGCAACGATATCATTCCCACGGCCCGCGGTCGTGCAGCGGAAATGGTCAACCAGGCCCTTGCATTCAAGGAAAGCGAGATACGCAAGGCCACAGGTGAAGCGGAACGCTTCCTGTCCGTGCTCGCCGAGTACCAGAAGGCCGAGGACGTAACCCGCCGCCGCCTCTACCTGGAAGCTATGGAAGAGGTTTATTCGAATCCGTCCCTGGAGAAGATCATCATGGGTCAGGAGAATATGGAGCGGGTGCTGCCGCTTCTGCCTCTCGGTCAGGGCCTTGGTTCGTTCACCGCCCCGCAACCGCAGGGACAGACCCAGGGAGGGCAGCAGTAATGAAGAAATCCGGAATCCTGCTCATCCTGCTATTTGTGGCGCTTTTCGTAGTGTCGCAGGTGTTTTTCACCGTGCATCAGACGCAATACGCCATCGTATTGCAGTTGGGTAAGCCTGTGGGCGGAACATTGAGCCCGGGGCTGCATATGAAAAAGCCCCTGATCCAGACGGTCGAATTCTTCGACAAGCGCATTCAGGACTATGACATGCAGCCCACCGAGGTGCTGACGAGCGACAAGAAAAACCTTGTGGTGGACAGCTACTTCAAGTGGCGGATTACCGATCCGTTGCAATTCTATCGCACCGTGCGAACCATCCCGAGCGCCCGGGCGCGGCTGGACGACGTGATCTACTCCGAGCTGCGCGAAGCTCTGGGCCGGCATACGCTCACGGAGATTGTGGCCGAGGAGCGCGGCGCCATCATGGAGCATATCACCACGGAAGCCTCGGATCTTGTGGCGCAATATGGTATCGAACTGCTCGATGTCCGTATCAAACGCACCGAACTGCCGCCTCAGAACGAGCAGGCGATCTTCAACCGCATGCGCGCCGAACGTGAGCGGCAGGCCAAGCAATACCGCTCGGAAGGGCGTGAGGAAGCGGCCAAGATACGCTCCAGCGCCGAGAAGGACCGCGCGGTGATAGTCGCGGACGCCAGACGCGAATCCGACGCCATCCGAGGCGAAGGTGAAGCAGAGGCGATCAAGCTGTATGCGCAGGCCCTGGAACAGGGGCCCGAGTTCTATGCATTTCAGCGCAGCCTGACTGCATACCGCAAGAGCATAGGCAACAACACGCGGTTGCTGCTCACTCCTGAGAACGAATTCCTTCGTTACTTCGAATAGCAAAAAACGGCACCAGGCTCCTGATACCAGCCTTTCGCGCGGGCATTTGGGGGTCTGGTGCTTTCTTCCAAGACAGGCGCACCTTGGGCGGCCAATCGCCGCCATCACGGGCAGCCCATGCGGAGTGCGCTGTCACAGCAAGCATATTCTGCTGATACCCCATCAAGTTTCCGGCGCCGGTCATATTACTCAGAACAGAATGTTTCAACCATTCTGCTCTCGCAACGTTCGCCGCTTGGCCCCGCTCTCTGCGTGGCCGTGCGCTTAACTTCGAGCAACAAAATGTTCAGCATTTTGTGCTCTCAGGAACACGTCTCGCTGTATGATGAACGGCTGATGAATCTTCTGCGATCAGAGAATCGGCTATTTGATGGTTGGATGCTTCCCCCCTCATCGGGTCGGCGTTGGTAATTTTAGTGCCGCTACGTGTAACACTGTAACATGTGTTTGACATAAACGTCACAGTGTTGCACGTGGGAGCACTGTTTTCTACCCGGCGTCAGTCCATGCGCTGCTCATTATCATACCGAAATGGTAGAGATTGGATTAAATTGTTTGTCTGTATTCTAGGCTGGCATCAAGCTTGTATATATTCGCGCCGCGAAGACTGCTGCCTTTTCCAATACAGCCTTCCATGGACAATTATTTGCTCCGGTTAGGCAACTGGAATCAATAATGCATGGAGGGTGTAACGATCAGGACTTTAAAGCGTCTTCCTGGCTGAGTTGTGCAGAGGGGGGCTTCCGAGGCCGACCCGGGCCGCGTTCGGAAGGAGCAGGCAAAAGGGCTTTCGGGATGCCGTACTCGATAAGCCGTTGGATTTTATCCTTTGGACGGCGCTCCCCTTTGATGAGGCGCGTGACAAAGGAGGTATGTGTTCCCAAATGGATGGCAAGCTCTTTGTTCGAGATGCCGTTGTATGCGAGCCACGCTCGTAGTAGTTGGCAGCGGTTTTCCATGACTCTTGCTTTTTTTGGGTTCATCGATATGTGTCAAGCGTATCTTATTGAGGTTTCATGTTCCCTGTCAAGTTCTTACTTGGTGTGACGTATCTGAATATATAAACACGAATACGCAAGGAGATAGAATTGTCATCATTCGACCAGGTTTTCGAACGGATCAAATCGGCGACGAATACGCGCACTCAGGTTGAGCTGGCCGAGGTCCTCGGCATTCGCCAGTCGAGCATCTCGGATGCCAAACGGCGCAACTCGGTGCCGGCGGACTGGTACCTCAAGCTTTTCGAGCAATACGGGCTCAACCCCGACTGGCTGAAGATCGGCCAGGGGCCGATGTATCTGAAAAGCGAGGAAGGCTATCAACCGTACGACGGGCCGGCAGCTCTGAGCCTGCGCGAGGAAGCGGCGCACTATGCCGAACCGGAGAGCAAGGGCATCGTGGTCAATGTCCATTCCATGCAGAGCGAAAGCGAGACGCATGAGGGATATGAGCCCAAGTCCATCGGCAAACTGAACGTGCCGCGTTCACTGGCTCCCAGTTCCATCCTCGTAGTCAAGGTGGAAGGTTCAAGCATGGAACCGCATATTCGCCGCGGTGCGTATGTAGGGATTGACCAGAGCAAGAAAAATGTGGTCTCGGGCGAGATATTCGGCGTCTTCGTGCCGTACGAGGGGCTTTTGCTCAAGCGGGTATTCCTGGATGCAGACCGCGAGCGGATCGTGCTGCGGTCCGAAAACCAGGCCCACCCCGAAACCGAAATCCATGTGGATAAGGCGCAGGAGCGCATTGTGGGCCGCGCCGTCTGGGTCATGCAGGAACTGTAGTTCAGGCTGTCCCACATGCGTTCTGACGACGCAAAAGGCCGCGGAATGCTCTATGGGCGCCGCGGCTTTTTTTCTTGATCCCTTTTGCTGCGAGGGTTTACATGCACACGCATACAGGAGGTGCATGGATTCCATGAACGCGTCTTTGATGCCGCAGGACATATACGATCATCTCGCATCGCGGGTGCTCGGGCAGGAAGCTGCGCTGCGCGCCATTTCAGTGGCAGTGTACAAGCACGTGAACCGCATCGGCGGCGCGCGCATTCTGATGATCGGCAACAGCGGCACTGGCAAGACCACGATCATGAAGGCGATCGAGGAGTTGTACTCCAGCCGTGAATCCCTCGCGGCCTTCCGCGCCATGACCATCATGAACGCGCGCACGCTTCTGAACGAGGCTGGCGATGTGGACACGTTCGGCATCTTCCGAAGCCTGGAAAGCAGAGTCGCCGCCATGCTTGGCGAGAAGCGTCCCCCCCCAGGCAGTGCTCTCGCTGATGGAAAACGCCACGGTCTGTCTTGATGAAATAGACAAAATATCCGGCAAGGTCGCCGGGAAGCCCGATGTTACGGGCATTACCCTCCAGCAGGCGCTGCTCACACTCATCGAAGGAGAGCGCGTTCTCTACCGCGCCCGCGTGTTCGCCGACGGTGCGGAGCGCATCGCCAAGTTGCCAATCAATACGCGGAACATGCTTTTCGTTTGCGGCGGAGCCTTCGAGGAACTCTACGACCAGGTGTACAGCCGGGTGGAGAACAAGGAGGACGAAAGGCGGCTCAAGGAAATCCGGGATTATGACAAGCAACACGGCATGAAGACCACAATTCTCTTCACTCTGCGCGATTATCTCAAGCTTTCCGACCTGTTTCACTACGGCATGGCTCCGCAATTCCTGTCGCGCTTCAGTTCCATAGCCGTGCTCGATGATCTGGGGCGCGAAACCTTGCAGCGCATTCTGCTTCACTCCGCCGATTCTCCCTATCTGCATTCGAAAGCGTACTTCCGCACCATGGGCATAGACTTGCAGCTCACCGAGGGTGCCGTCGCGGCTGTTGTGGCGCATGCGGCCGAAAACACCCGGCTGGGCGCCAGGGCGCTGAGGGAGGACTTTGCCCGGGTGGTGGTGGATATGGAGTTCGACCCCTTTGGCTCACCGGGTCTTCGCGAAACGGAGCAGGGCGGGAAGGCCCTTACGATAGACGCAGACATGGTTGCAGAAAAACTGGCTGCCTGGGCTGGCTACGGAGACTGATTCATACCGTTTGACCTGGCGAACACCGCCGGGTTATACATACGCCGGATAGGAAAAAAACTGTTGATCAATGTAATCTCCGTTTGGACAGTGTGCTTGGCGTCTGGCTGCGTCTATCTGCATTGCCTTAGTGCATGACTACGCCTGATCCGGTAGTTGCCGGAAGGTAATACGCCTGCGCGCGATGGCGCGACCGATTCAATCAGACACTCCGAAGCCGATATCGATACCAGAGGGTTTGGCAATGCTTCGTATGCAATCCTTTTTCGGCTGTCCTGCTGGGCGCGTCGCCGAACATACCGTCTCCTGGTCGTAGAGATGTCTTACCATCGTCACACATCCAGCCGTTCCGGTCCAAAGTCCTGCGGGGCTGCATATTCCATGCGCGGCTGTCTTCGTGTGCTGCTCGCAGCCGCCGTATTCATGCTTGGCGGGTGCACCCTCATGGAAGGCACAGCTGTGCACCTGCCCAATTTGGACATGTTCGACGAGATCTCGGCGAACATGTCCGGTGACGATCCGGCGATTGCTGTGGGATATCGTGAGCAGAAGCCGGCGCCGCAACCACATACGCCATTTCTCGGAGAGGCCGAGGACCATGACATGAGCAGGCTGGCCGAAGCGGACCCGGTCATATTCATGTACTGTCGCGGTAATGAGCATTTCGACGCCGGACAATACGAACGCGCTCTTGCAGCGTACGAAAACACGCTCGTCCTCAAGCCGGAACACCCGCAGGCACGGTTCAGAAAAGGCGCAAGCCTGCACATGCTTGGCAAGTTCGATGAAGCTGTCGAGGCTTATGACGACCACCTCGCATTGAAACCCGAAGACGTGCGCGCCCATTACAACAAGGGCAACTCGCTCAGCGCGTTGCATCGCTGGCAGGAGGCAGTGGCAAGCTATTCCCGTGCGGTGGAACTCGATCCCTCTTTCGCCAACGCCTACGCCAACCGTGCGTTCGTCCTGCTCGAACTGGGGGACAGAACCGGGGCCCAGGAAGATGCGGCAAAGGCCCGCACCCTTGATGCCTCGGTGGACATCCCGGATTCGTTCGAATAACGGCCTGTTGGCGAGATCATTCTCGCGCCCTGCGAATCGGACGTTTCGCAACAGCCTGACGACCTGGACAAAATAGTCGCGGAAGAGCGGTCTGTTCCTCCTTTTTCGAAGAAGGATCGGCTGGCCCTGCTGCATGAAGGATTCTTACCCGGCGCGGGTAAGAATGTCTTCAGCGTGGGCGCTGGTAGCGTCGATGAACTGTTCGAGCGCGGGCATGAGTTCGGTGAGGCCGGGCAGATTGTTCAAGGCGGGCACTGCCGCAAGATGGGTCCGGAATGACCTGGAGCCGTCAAAGAGGCTGTCCGCAAGCAGGGTGAGTCGCTGGCCGATGTAGCCGGCAAGTATGTTGCCGGCCTTCTCCGATGCCAGAATACGGTCGTAAAATATGAAGCTGAGGTCGAAGGCGTTTTGCGCCAGAGATTCCAGCAGATCGAGCTGCGTGAGGAAGTAGTTCGTTACGCCAGCCTCCGACGGGGCGGCGGCCTTGCGCATTTCCAGGGTTTCCCGCGCCTCGGCGATCGCGCTTTGCAGCTCCCTGTGCCTCGCCAGGTGCGCTTTCATATCCCCAGGCAGGAGGGACTGTTGCGCAAAAGCCGGCAGATCGGCCCCGAGAATCAGCACCGCAACGAGCAGCACGGCGCAGGTGGTTTCTCGCGAACCAAGTCCGATACGGCGATTGAGAGGGCCGAAAGATAAGAATACCATCCGGGGACATTAACTGTTCTTGAGATTCGCGGTCAACGAAAACAACCCGAAACGGCGATCCTGCTGCACGACATCTTTATTCGTCTGTGGTTTTCGGGTAGCATGCCGAGCTTCGCGAGAACAAGATTCCAGGCGCAGCAGTGCCAGGCATTACCGGACGCATTCGATTTTTGTTATGTCCGCTCCGCAGTGGCGCGGACAGCCCCGGCCAAGTGACAAATGCCGCAGAGCACGAAGTGAACAACGTGGTGTTCCGTAAAGGAGTGCGCCTGGAGCCGCATGCTACCATCCGCAAACCGCGGACGAGGCCCCATGGATATCGGATCACTCTGGAGCGGGCTTGGCTGGCCGCTCATTCGTCTTCTCTTCTTCGTCTCTCTCGGCCTGTTCGTGGCCAATGTCATTGAGGCGCTCAACTGGACTCGCGCAATGGCTCGCCTTGCGCAGCCGCTTGTCCGCCTCGGGCACATGAAGGACATCACCGGGGCGAGCTTCTCCATGGCGTTCTTCTCCGGCGTGGCAGCAAACTCCATGCTCGCCGAACATTACGACAAAGGGAATCTCACAACACGGGAGCTTGTCCTTGCCAACCTGTTCAACAGCCTGCCGACCTATTTTCTCCACCTCCCCACGGTCTTTTTCATCACGCTGCCGTTCATAGGCAGCGCGGCGGTGCTCTATGTGGGGCTCACCGTGGCCTCAGCTGTGGTGCGCACGGCGTTCACCGTGCTCCTTGGCAGGATGTTGCTTCCTCCGCTGCCGGAGGGCTGCGTGGTCTGTCGGCTGGAGGAGGGCAGGGCCAGCACCTGGAAGGATGCCTTCCGGAAGGCCTGGCAGCGATTCAAGAAGCGGATATGGAAGATCGCCACGATCACCGTGCCCATCTACATTGCCATCTACGCGGCGCGGAAGATCGGATTTTTCGAGTGGCTGCAGGACGCTATGGCGCAATACGTGGGCGGACTATCCTTCTTGCCGCCGGAAGCCATGTCCATCGTGGTCTTCCATGTGGCCGCGGAGTTCACGGCCGGTCTCGCCGCCGCCGGGTCGCTCATGGAGACCGGAACGCTGAGCGTGAACCAGATCGTGGTGGCGTTGCTGGTGGGCAACATCCTTTCGTCGCCCATGCGCGCGTTCCGTCATCAGTTTCCATACTATGCGGGCATATTCAAGCCGCGGCTGGCAATGCGGCTCATCGTCTACAACCAGATCCTGCGGGTCTTCAGCCTTGTACTCGTGGCAACGGCTTTTATTTTGTCCATGGGCATGTAATCCCTGCGGCCTTTTCAAGCCAGCGCCGTTTGGGTATGCCTGAATGAACCCGGCCCAACGCCGGCAACCCACAGAAATCAAAGCGAAGGATGGACGACATGCGTCTCATCGAAACGGACATTCCGGATCTCATGATCCTCGAGCCCAAGGTTTTTCAGGACGAGCGCGGATTTTTCATGGAAAGCTACAATAGCGAAGCCCTCGCATCGTATGGCCTCGACTACAACTTCATTCAGGACAACCACGCCAAGTCCGGCCAGGGTGTGCTGCGCGGACTGCACTTTCAGAGGCCGCCCATGGACCAGACCAAGCTCGTGCGTGTGACGCGTGGGGCAGTCTATGACGTGGCCGTGGACCTGCGCAAAGGGTCGCCCACGTATGGCAAATGGGTAGGCGTCACGCTTTCGGCTTCCAACTTCCTTCAATTTCTTGTGCCTCGAGGCTTCGCACACGGTTACGTGACGCTGGAGCCGGACACAGAATTCCAGTACAAAGTGGACAACTACTATGCGCCCAAGCTGGACGGCGGCATCATCTGGAACGATCCCGATCTCGCAATCGACTGGCCAGTTGAATCGCCTGTTCTCTCAGCCAAGGACCGCGAGCTGCCACGATTCAAGGATTTCGAATCTCCGTTCGTTTACGAAAGAGACTGAATCGATTCAGAATTGTTTTCCAATATCTGTCAATCATATGAAGTGACTACGGGACTGGCAGGGTTGCTGTGCAGAAGACGGCTTGTGTCTCGAATAGTGGACACAGGCCGTCGTGTTTTTCGTGTGTCCATAATTCTGGACCGAAACAAGGGTGGTACACTAAAGGCATGGCTGGCCGGAGACGCCTCATTTCAGGGGGTTCAACCAGACGTACAGAGTCGTGACGCGCGGATCGTGAAATAATTCACCTTGACACTCCGGAAATCTCAAGGGTAAGTAATGCGCGGGTCAGTCGCAAGTCTCATATACATTACCTCAAAAGGCGGAAGGGTTATGGAGGCACACAAGCAAAGCCAGGTGAAAGCCGAAGCCGGCTCCAGAAATCCCATCGTCGGGGCCTTGCCGTTCTTTTTTGGCCTCGCCTTGTCCCTTGCGATGGGCTGGTGGGTCTTCCCGGACTCGCTCTTCTCGAAAGAGCCCCAGCCGATCAACTTCAGTCACAAAGTGCACATCGAAAACGTGGGCATGGAATGTTCGAGCTGTCACTACTTCCGTGAGGACGGCTCGTTCAATGGGTTCCCCACCACGCAGGAATGTGCCGAGTGTCACATGGAAGCCATGGACTGGAGCAAGGACGAGGTCGCATTCGTGCGGGACTATGTGGAGCTGGACAGGGAAGTGGACTGGAAAGTCTACC encodes the following:
- a CDS encoding pyridoxal phosphate-dependent aminotransferase, with amino-acid sequence MSVISQAVAEYLDKSSWIRKMFETGAALKAYHGEDAVCDFSLGNPDLSPPTCVSCTLDRLAKESNKSFAFGYMPNAGYPWLREKLADFLSKEQGAPLTAGDIVVTCGAAGGLNAIMRAVFDPGDELLCPSPYFVEYGFYAANHGGKLVSVPAVPPSFDLDVDAMAAAITPKTRIVLVNSPNNPTGAVYSEESLRALAEVVDAKAEEYGRPIFLVADEPYRFLTYDGAATPPFLPVSPNAIIVSSFSKNMSLAGERVGYIAVHPEMRDKSKFLDGVVLANRILGFVNAPAIGQHLVADGLGRAVDTTIYEKRRAAMAKVLEDAGIEFSMPKGGFYFFPKAPEHFEGDDVAFVNRLAEELVLAVPGRGFGCPGYFRLTFCVDEAVINRSAEGFKRAVAQ
- a CDS encoding phosphomannomutase/phosphoglucomutase gives rise to the protein MKPVLPDVFRAYDIRGIVGKDFDGAWVERLGRALGAYFLERGFAQAVVGRDCRESSPEYETRLIAGLTATGVDVITVGMVPTPVLYHAVTRLNRCAGCIVTASHNPPEYNGFKVWCGATTIHTNEVRAIHDLMARGDFPTGAGFASFHDISPSYLDELVNNLIIPLDNVKVVVDGGNGTGGELCAELLRRAGADVVPLYCEPDGRFPNHHPDPVVEKNMADLKSAVVETGADFGVGLDGDADRLGVFDETGAMVFGDRILAIFARDLLIEHPGATVISEVKSSHLLYKDIADRGGDPIMWKAGHSMIKARLQETGALLAGELSGHYFFADRYYGFDDALYAALRLAEIVAKAKHAGGPPLSGFLDDWPDTANTPELRIPCPEDRLGEIVEHARRHFAGLYEINDVDGVRITFPDGWGLIRASNTQPVLSLRFEAETPERLAEIRALVEEPLSRWITEK
- the hflK gene encoding FtsH protease activity modulator HflK, whose amino-acid sequence is MNWDWDKLSEKKRRQNSGGGGPEPARPDWDSVGEKLEKFKNFKFPFGKTIIALVLVAWLVSGFYIVNPGEVGVVLRFGEYHRTTTEGPHLHYPFPIESVMTPNVEQVRRVAVGVRGTITPGQDESSMLTGDENIVNVEFVVQYKIKDAKNYLFNVAGPDDTVKSASETAMREVIGYSMIDAALTDGKFEIQNETRDLLQGILDSYQAGLQVIAVKLQDVTPPREVVDAFKDVASAREDRERFINEAEAYRNDIIPTARGRAAEMVNQALAFKESEIRKATGEAERFLSVLAEYQKAEDVTRRRLYLEAMEEVYSNPSLEKIIMGQENMERVLPLLPLGQGLGSFTAPQPQGQTQGGQQ
- the hflC gene encoding protease modulator HflC encodes the protein MKKSGILLILLFVALFVVSQVFFTVHQTQYAIVLQLGKPVGGTLSPGLHMKKPLIQTVEFFDKRIQDYDMQPTEVLTSDKKNLVVDSYFKWRITDPLQFYRTVRTIPSARARLDDVIYSELREALGRHTLTEIVAEERGAIMEHITTEASDLVAQYGIELLDVRIKRTELPPQNEQAIFNRMRAERERQAKQYRSEGREEAAKIRSSAEKDRAVIVADARRESDAIRGEGEAEAIKLYAQALEQGPEFYAFQRSLTAYRKSIGNNTRLLLTPENEFLRYFE
- a CDS encoding LexA family transcriptional regulator — protein: MSSFDQVFERIKSATNTRTQVELAEVLGIRQSSISDAKRRNSVPADWYLKLFEQYGLNPDWLKIGQGPMYLKSEEGYQPYDGPAALSLREEAAHYAEPESKGIVVNVHSMQSESETHEGYEPKSIGKLNVPRSLAPSSILVVKVEGSSMEPHIRRGAYVGIDQSKKNVVSGEIFGVFVPYEGLLLKRVFLDADRERIVLRSENQAHPETEIHVDKAQERIVGRAVWVMQEL
- a CDS encoding ATP-binding protein, translated to MDSMNASLMPQDIYDHLASRVLGQEAALRAISVAVYKHVNRIGGARILMIGNSGTGKTTIMKAIEELYSSRESLAAFRAMTIMNARTLLNEAGDVDTFGIFRSLESRVAAMLGEKRPPPGSALADGKRHGLS
- a CDS encoding AAA family ATPase, encoding MENATVCLDEIDKISGKVAGKPDVTGITLQQALLTLIEGERVLYRARVFADGAERIAKLPINTRNMLFVCGGAFEELYDQVYSRVENKEDERRLKEIRDYDKQHGMKTTILFTLRDYLKLSDLFHYGMAPQFLSRFSSIAVLDDLGRETLQRILLHSADSPYLHSKAYFRTMGIDLQLTEGAVAAVVAHAAENTRLGARALREDFARVVVDMEFDPFGSPGLRETEQGGKALTIDADMVAEKLAAWAGYGD
- a CDS encoding tetratricopeptide repeat protein — encoded protein: MRGCLRVLLAAAVFMLGGCTLMEGTAVHLPNLDMFDEISANMSGDDPAIAVGYREQKPAPQPHTPFLGEAEDHDMSRLAEADPVIFMYCRGNEHFDAGQYERALAAYENTLVLKPEHPQARFRKGASLHMLGKFDEAVEAYDDHLALKPEDVRAHYNKGNSLSALHRWQEAVASYSRAVELDPSFANAYANRAFVLLELGDRTGAQEDAAKARTLDASVDIPDSFE
- the rfbC gene encoding dTDP-4-dehydrorhamnose 3,5-epimerase encodes the protein MRLIETDIPDLMILEPKVFQDERGFFMESYNSEALASYGLDYNFIQDNHAKSGQGVLRGLHFQRPPMDQTKLVRVTRGAVYDVAVDLRKGSPTYGKWVGVTLSASNFLQFLVPRGFAHGYVTLEPDTEFQYKVDNYYAPKLDGGIIWNDPDLAIDWPVESPVLSAKDRELPRFKDFESPFVYERD
- the qrcA gene encoding menaquinone reductase multiheme cytochrome c subunit QrcA, producing MEAHKQSQVKAEAGSRNPIVGALPFFFGLALSLAMGWWVFPDSLFSKEPQPINFSHKVHIENVGMECSSCHYFREDGSFNGFPTTQECAECHMEAMDWSKDEVAFVRDYVELDREVDWKVYQYQPDNVFFTHAAHSMDNCGMCHDITEAELCSYGGCHPNMAETDKAPPVKTNRITGYSKDTMKMWQCEKCHTLPEHYEMTGSAKGQACFSCHK